In Clostridium omnivorum, the DNA window ATATCCTAACTTCTCAAATAATTCGGTAGCTGTGGCATTATCAGCTGGAATAAATGAAGCCATGCTGTTGCAGCCCTCATATTTCACCCAGTTTTCTGCCTCAATTATTAATAACTTTCCTAAACCCTTATTTCTATAGTTAGAATCTATATACCATCCTTCAATATATCCAACACGGTCATTAACCATTCCGTCAAACTTTTTTATAGAAACTTCAATAAAACCAATAAGTTGTCCTTTATCCTCTGCTACAAAAATATTCCAGCCTAATTCACAATCAGAGCTTCCACCTTCTGAATCAACTTCTGTCCCATTCTCATTGTGTGCTTTGTTTTCTCTAGAAAATAATTTCATCCTTAATTTTTCACAGTTGTCTAAATCTGATTGTTCATATTCTCGTATTATCATCTTTACTAAAAACCCCCATTATTGATTTCACAATAATACACTTTATTATTTTAAAACTTTTAATTGTTATTCTTTTAAAACAAGTAAAGTTACAACAAAGCTCCTATACCTCCTAATCGTACTTTTTAAAAGAATATAACAAAAATATTATACACAATTTAAATATTTTAGCAAGCATAATTTAATTAAGTATTATTAAAGCAAAAATAAAGCTAGAAATAGCTTTATTTTAATACTATAAAATTGGAGCTGAAAAAGGGAATCGAACCCTCGACCTACGCATTACGAGTGCGTCGCTCTACCGACTGAGCTATTTCAGCTTAATCATATAGATGCATATATTAAATTTATATTTAAAATCCAAAATACATTGCTATAATTAAATACTTGAAGATTAGTTATGCTGCTTTATTTAATAATTTATGCTAATATCCTCTTCACCTCATCAATTCTACTACTATTACATAATTTATTCAATAGGCTTTCCATTAATTCTAATAATCTTCTAATTACAGCTCAAACCTTATGAAAATATTACTATTTATACTTTGCAATGACAGCTTTTATAGCCGCATAATCTACTTCTTCAGGTAGTGCTTCCTTAAGAGGCTTTAATTTTGCTGCACCAATTTCTTTAATTTTATCTAATATAAGCTTTTCATGCTCTTTAGGAATTAATCTATCTAAATCGACCTCATGTCCTTCTACTG includes these proteins:
- a CDS encoding GNAT family N-acetyltransferase, translating into MIIREYEQSDLDNCEKLRMKLFSRENKAHNENGTEVDSEGGSSDCELGWNIFVAEDKGQLIGFIEVSIKKFDGMVNDRVGYIEGWYIDSNYRNKGLGKLLIIEAENWVKYEGCNSMASFIPADNATATELFEKLGYKIVNKNDISFYFLKEIRRMDKAI